The proteins below come from a single Antennarius striatus isolate MH-2024 chromosome 18, ASM4005453v1, whole genome shotgun sequence genomic window:
- the pex5lb gene encoding PEX5-related protein: MYQVQGKRERVVAMVLKELPGKKASSEGNPLLTVTTKLVREQQESRPLLSPSIDDFLSETRSEASAARPLTSNPAVLSTALDLVDLSEPGEGSVGSIGGSGGGGGGNKEQKRSPLRRKGSSKSPRHRTRPDETELIQVEVERLPASPRTPERISLDSVSLSSPLDKWDEVNLDVEDRGRRRYEKRCTSHHSSSELLWSAEFKTDPLMKNSFDVHSFDDLDFISSTQDSGASRQRRRTRSLLARKESLEDEFVRAKAAVESDTEFWDKMQAEWEELARRNWLEESEDQGPIPPTVSPAEKGYYFNTNNPYRDWPNAFAEGQEKAREGDLNAAVLLLESAILQDPQDSEAWQLLGMAQAENENEQAAIVSLQRCLELRPNNLPALMALAVGFTNSGMQWEACDALRRWIRHNPRYKHLVLNGRGPPRGSPATPRKGPRTPVSCEVQEVLLLFQDAALLNVDRVDPDLQTGLGVLFNLSADFNKAVEAFTAALSVRPQDYLLWNRLGATLANGDRSEEAVEAYTRALELQPGFIRSRYNLGISCINLGAHREAVSNFLTALNQQRRSQRCSHQQMSANIWAALRIAISMMDRPELFQAANMGDLDLLMRAFDVGDV; encoded by the exons GGGAAAAGGGAAAGGGTCGTTGCCATGGTGCTGAAGGAGCTTCCTGGTAAAAAGGCCTCCTCAGAAGGAAACCCCCTCCTCACCGTGACAACCAAG CTGGTCCGGGAGCAGCAGGAAAGTCGACCCCTGCTCAGCCCGTCCATCGATGACTTCCTGTCCGAGACCCGAAGCGAAGCCTCCGCTGCCCGTCCCCTCACCTCCAACCCAGCAG TTCTGTCCACAGCTCTGGACCTGGTGGACCTCAGCGAGCCGGGTGAAGGCAGCGTTGGCAGTATTGGTGGcagtggcggcggcggcggcgggaaCAAGGAGCAGAAGAGGAGTCCTCTCCGGAGGAAGGGCAGCTCCAAGAGCCCCCGACATCGAACCAGACCCGACGAGACGGAGCTGATCCAAGTGGAGGTGGAGCGTCTGCCCGCGAGTCCCAGAACACCTGAGAGGATCTCGCTGGACTCGG TCAGTCTGTCGTCTCCTCTGGACAAATGGGACGAGGTGAACCTGGATGTGGAGGACAGAGGACGCAGGAGATATGAGAAGAGATGCACCTCCCATCACTCCTCCAGCGAGCTTCTGTG GTCAGCAGAGTTCAAAACGGATCCTCTGATGAAGAACTCCTTCGACGTCCACAGCTTCGACGACCTGGACTTCATCTCGTCCACACAG GACAGCGGGGCGTCCAGACAGCGCCGGCGGACCCGGTCCCTGTTGGCCAGGAAGGAGTCTCTGGAGGACGAGTTCGTCCGCGCGAAGGCCGCCGTCGAG TCGGACACGGAATTCTGGGATAAGATGCAGGCCGAGTGGGAGGAGCTTGCCAGGAGGAACTGGCTGGAGGAGTCTGAGGATCAGGGTCCGATCCCGCCCACCGTCTCACCTGCTGAGAAA GGGTACTACTTTAACACCAACAACCCCTACAGGGATTGGCCCAACGCCTTCGCCGAGGGTCAGGAGAAAGCTCGGGAAGGAGACCTGAACGCCGCCGTCCTCCTGCTGGAGTCCGCCATCCTGCAAGACCCTCAGGACTCCGAG GCCTGGCAGCTTTTAGGAATGGCCCAAGCCGAGAACGAGAACGAACAGGCCGCCATCGTGTCGCTCCAGAG GTGTCTGGAGCTCCGCCCCAACAACCTGCCGGCCCTCATGGCGCTGGCTGTGGGGTTCACCAACAGCGGCATGCAGTGGGAAGCCTGCGACGCGCTGCGCCGCTGGATCCGCCACAACCCGCGGTACAAACACCTGGTCCTGAACGGCAGGGGACCGCCGAGGGGGTCTCCGGCGACGCCGCGCAAAGGCCCCCGAACACCCGTGAG CTGTGAGGTGCAGGAGGTGCTGCTGCTCTTCCAGGACGCCGCCCTGCTGAACGTGGACCGCGTGGATCCGGATCTGCAGACCGGACTGGGGGTCCTCTTCAACCTGAGCGCCGACTTCAACAAGGCCGTGGAGGCGTTCACCGCCGCGCTGTCCGTCAGGCCGCAG GACTACCTGCTGTGGAACCGGCTCGGCGCCACGCTGGCCAACGGCGACCGCAGCGAGGAGGCGGTGGAGGCGTACACCCGAGCGCTGGAGCTGCAGCCCGGGTTCATCCGGTCCAGATACAACCTGGGGATCAGCTGCATCAACCTGGGGGCTCACAG GGAGGCGGTCAGTAACTTCCTGACGGCGCTCAACCAGCAGAGGCGGAGTCAGCGCTGCAGCCACCAGCAGATGTCGGCCAACATCTGGGCCGCCCTGAGGATCGCCATCTCCATGATGGACCGGCCGGAGTTGTTCCAGGCTGCCAACATGGGGGACCTGGACCTGCTGATGAGGGCGTTCGATGTGGGCGATGTGTGA